The following coding sequences lie in one Lolium perenne isolate Kyuss_39 chromosome 2, Kyuss_2.0, whole genome shotgun sequence genomic window:
- the LOC127334385 gene encoding sucrose nonfermenting 4-like protein, which produces MVHRRFAWPFGGQRASLCGSFTGWREFPMGLAGAEFQVVFDLPPGVYQYRFLVDGAWRCDDTKPIVRDEYGMISNEVLVTLENNTHPVVQLESSSNRRMNLDEGTILTTMPTEPPSQNSGVQIAVFRQRVSEILLHNTVYDVVPVSSKIAILDARLPVKQAFNIMHDEGLALVPLWDDGQGTITGMLTASDFVLILRKLQRNIRVLGHEELEMHSVAAWKEAKLQYYGGSDVATMQRRPLVHVKDSDNLRAVALSIIQNEISSVPIFKSSMDVSGMPILNLATLPGILKFLCSKLQEQPEGYPILQNHISSIPIGTWSQHTGRASKRQLRTSRLNVPLITCLDFLLEDRVSSVPIVDDNGSLLDVYALSDIMALAKNDIYTRIELEQVTVEHALELQYQVNGRRQCHTCLSTSTFLEVLEQLSVPGVRRLVVIEPMTRFVQGIISLRDAVTFLLG; this is translated from the exons ATGGTGCACCGCCGCTTCGCGTGGCCCTTCGGCGGCCAGCGCGCCTCCCTCTGCGGCAGCTTCACCGG GTGGAGGGAGTTCCCCATGGGGCTCGCCGGGGCCGAGTTCCAGGTGGTGTTCGATCTACCCCCGGGGGTTTATCAG TACCGATTCTTGGTGGATGGTGCCTGGAGATGTGATGACACAAAACCTATTGTACGCGATGAATATGGCATGATCAGCAATGAAGTGCTTGTCACACTTGAGAATAATACACACCCGGTTGTGCAGCTAGAGTCATCTTCCAATAGAAGAATGAATTTGGATGAGGGTACTATTTTGACaaca ATGCCTACAGAACCGCCATCTCAAAACTCTGGCGTGCAGATTGCAGTTTTCCGCCAACGAGTCTCTGAAATACTACTACATAATACCGTATATGATGTTGTTCCTGTTTCTAGCAAG ATAGCAATTTTGGATGCTCGGCTTCCTGTCAAACAAGCATTTAATATTATGCATGATGAG GGCCTTGCTTTGGTTCCTCTATGGGATGATGGCCAAGGAACCATAACAGGCATGCTAACTGCGTCtgattttgtattaattttgagAAAG TTGCAGAGGAACATTCGAGTTCTGGGCCATGAAGAGCTTGAAATGCATTCAGTGGCTGCTTGGAAAGAAGCAAAACTACAGTATTATGGGGGGTCTGATGTCgcaaccatgcaaagaaggccaTTAGTTCAT GTTAAGGATTCGGATAATTTAAGGGCTGTGGCACTGTCTATAATACAAAATGAAATATCTTCAGTCCCTATCTTCAAATCCTCGATGGATGTATCAGGAATGCCAATACTTAATCTTGCAACTCTTCCGGGGATTTTAAAAT TTCTTTGCTCCAAGCTCCAAGAACAACCAGAAGGCTATCCCATTTTGCAAAATCACATTTCCAGTATTCCTATTGGTACATGGTCGCAACATACTGGCAGGGCAAGTAAAAGACAGCTTAGAACATCGCGGCTGAATGTTCCTCTAATTACTTGCTTGGATTTCCTGCTGGAAG ATAGAGTGAGCTCAGTTCCTATAGTTGATGATAATGGATCCCTTCTTGATGTCTATGCACTCAG CGATATCATGGCTCTGGCGAAGAATGACATTTACACTCGCATTGAACTTGAGCAAGTGACCGTGGAGCAT GCCTTGGAGCTGCAATATCAGGTGAATGGACGGAGACAGTGTCATACCTGTTTGAGTACAAGTACATTTCTTGAGGTGCTGGAGCAATTGTCTGTTCCAG GGGTGCGGCGGCTTGTCGTCATTGAACCGATGACTAGATTTGTGCAAGGAATTATATCATTGAGAGACGCAGTAACATTTCTCCTTGGTTAA